The Helicobacter sp. MIT 05-5293 genomic sequence CCCCATTAATGACTTTAAAGCTTAATCCTTGAGACATATAAGCATCACAAAGATAAAAGATTCTAAATGTGTGCAACATTGCTTGTCCTTTGAAGAAATATGGGGTAATATTAATCAAAAAAGGCTTAAAAGATCATTGTGGAGTTTATTTGTCTATCTCCTCACACATTTTCTCAAACTCTTGATAGTATTTCCACGATGCTACAATGTCGGGACGCTTATTTTGCACATCTAAAAGTGATTTTTTTAGAGAATCTCTAATTACATTGCGCAACTGCGTATGCTCTTTTTTCGCAAGATATTCGATAATCTGTTTGGGTGTGATGTGAGCGTTTTTGATTTTTTCAAGCTCTTTTTCGTAGGCTTTCATATATCCGATAAGAAAATCTTTAACGCGTAAAAATAGCTTATGATTTTCTATAAGTTGAGAGTAGTTTTTTGTCTTTACTAAGATTCTGATTTCATCGTATTTTAATGGAATCTCAAATATTAGAGAGGTAATATCTGTAAAGTCGTCTCTATTTCGCGTAATTCTTTGCTTTAAAGTGAGAGTGATTTTAATCCCACCCTTTAAGTTTAAGCTCATCAAATCTTGTGCAGTTTTATCTACATCGTTAGAATGTGCGTATAGAGTTACAGGAAAGTGCATAAATTCTCCCGTATTGTTGTTGATTCTACCCTCAAAGATATATTTATCTTCAAGTTTGGGCGGAGTAAAGCCAAACTGATTGGCAAGTCTTGTCCAAGTATCAAATGCCTTGTCTTTAGAGATTTCACTCATATCTATATATTCTATGTGTGTAAGATTCTTAAGATATTCTAGTCGCTTATAAAATTGTATGCTTGCACCTCTCCAACCTTTGCTTGAATAGTTATAAAGGGCATCTAGTAAAGGAACATCAGAATCAAAATTTTTGGGAGGAATAGTCGGAGTGCAAGCATCGTAAGATAGTATAGGAAAGAGATTAGCATACTTGCAAGTGAGATTAAAAAATTTATTTAATGGAGCACATTCCCAACTATTGAGATGATTTACCCCATGCTTAAGCCGCTCTATTTGGTCTCGCATATTGCAAATAGCGGGGACATTTTTATCAATCAACGCGCAAAATTTCATATAGCTTTCGTGCCAATATTCGTGGATAGCAATGAGATTGTAAGAATCTTTGTGTGCCAAAAGTTGTTGGTAGCAAGGATAATAATGAAAGATTTTATTATTTAAAATCGCATCATCTGCATTGATTTTATTGATACCACACAACTTTATAAATCTCCCATATGCGCTACTTCCACTCCCATCAAGCCTAAGCCATATTAAATCATAATATGGAGGCAAGGGCAGATTCATCTCCCACGCAAGTTCAGCACAGATATTCTCATAGCTTAGATTCGCATAAGGATTTTGAGAATCCCTTACTAATCTCTTAGGATTAAGCAAAGGAGGATAAGGGTGATTAGTATCAAGGTATTGTTCTTGAAACTCTTTAGATTCTAGCCACTCTAAGATTTCCCCGTAGCAAGAAAGAACAAATCGTAAATGCTTTGGATTTGGAATAAGTGTATTTTGCTTTCTTAGAGCGCGATAGATTCCAAAGGCTTTAAGATTTTTTTGAATCGCTACAAGATGATAAAGCATTAGGAGTGGTTGAATATAAGATAGTAAAAAAGGATTGCTTAAAATCTTATTTTTTATCTTTTTTCTGACTTTTCTTACTCTATAAGCCACTGCAAACTTTAAACCAAATCTTTTATGAATCTCACTTCCTTTACTCATAGAGATTCCTTTGAGAGAAAGTGAGAATCTAAATTAAAAGAGACATCGTCAAAAGAAAAGATGTGAAAGTAAAACGAAACAAAAAAACAGAGAAAATAAGAAATATTAAAGAGAGAGTGAGAAGAAGTGAGAACGACTAATAATGAATTATGCCCCCCCCCCCGCATAAATATTGTTTAATTGTTGCGAATCTTTTACATTGTGCGCTAAATAATGAGAGATTCTCGTATCAAGATTGAGAAAAAGCATTGAGAATTCCTTGTGATTAATTTGTCTTAAAAACAGCAAGTATTGTATCAAAATCAGCATAAAATAAATGTTAAGATTTTTGGCAAGGTCATTGCATTAATCCAGCTTTTTGCAATGCCTTGATGC encodes the following:
- a CDS encoding DUF2972 domain-containing protein; the protein is MSKGSEIHKRFGLKFAVAYRVRKVRKKIKNKILSNPFLLSYIQPLLMLYHLVAIQKNLKAFGIYRALRKQNTLIPNPKHLRFVLSCYGEILEWLESKEFQEQYLDTNHPYPPLLNPKRLVRDSQNPYANLSYENICAELAWEMNLPLPPYYDLIWLRLDGSGSSAYGRFIKLCGINKINADDAILNNKIFHYYPCYQQLLAHKDSYNLIAIHEYWHESYMKFCALIDKNVPAICNMRDQIERLKHGVNHLNSWECAPLNKFFNLTCKYANLFPILSYDACTPTIPPKNFDSDVPLLDALYNYSSKGWRGASIQFYKRLEYLKNLTHIEYIDMSEISKDKAFDTWTRLANQFGFTPPKLEDKYIFEGRINNNTGEFMHFPVTLYAHSNDVDKTAQDLMSLNLKGGIKITLTLKQRITRNRDDFTDITSLIFEIPLKYDEIRILVKTKNYSQLIENHKLFLRVKDFLIGYMKAYEKELEKIKNAHITPKQIIEYLAKKEHTQLRNVIRDSLKKSLLDVQNKRPDIVASWKYYQEFEKMCEEIDK